One genomic segment of Chelonia mydas isolate rCheMyd1 chromosome 1, rCheMyd1.pri.v2, whole genome shotgun sequence includes these proteins:
- the BBS10 gene encoding LOW QUALITY PROTEIN: Bardet-Biedl syndrome 10 protein (The sequence of the model RefSeq protein was modified relative to this genomic sequence to represent the inferred CDS: deleted 1 base in 1 codon), which produces MASRRRRSQRRAVSMASAASLDLGRLVQEAEALASAVLGAVGPRGGQVLLTRPTGETLLTRDGRRVLEALNLGPPTARMMVACVSRHHSMTGDGAKTFIILLSKLLRGLQAILDKSEGSPFFEDIQRRDRYQKHCHSLKQISQSLMTFQTHILDHIMSQDLRKHFLSAFSSWEGEIHRDTMESIFEAYFCGRIGNSHQKLLSQLSCDFYYRCIPFKNGRNEMLNLVNEYFVELHSAVTGLPVSNSRILEGLVLHRDFAVYCPADGDIRMLIVTESIHSPLSASGLEFVVNAEVQCQASQVWITKRTEAIMKHLKNNNIKVLLSSVKQQEIVSYYAKISGISIVECLSSEEISLLCKTTGISPFIPTRDNIRGEITETMMAKFCRPLVLGSKRYVHLGLTRTCAFQPHCVIFCGPVHGVTELHASAFHGAFKMLQQLFKAVDLSYRCKAQPENPNNASKAVHCSWQHSATQQKLIMENISCNREKVNDQQLKTSMAETEKQFIDSSSWVGENPSCNQTDLQKSSGLAMPIVELESDLMFSALIDRGSSGRELQKPPLKCKHPSEMWVKNKSEPVVNNHRICNDAMTAIENTSTSAAKENWKPGNRIVPFKYEKSYKHTVQSYTNLVIQAGSVLPVGGNFEILLHYHLHSYAKQCQQPKIAVISTVIADALLSIPKILYKTTKENSFTQVYFKAISALQANQQLPMHHQGLESVYCKYQLVASVLHCVTNLLTIDLIIGIRRLPQKTEVNDSEEDL; this is translated from the exons ATGGCGTCACGGCGCCGGAGATCC CAGCGGCGGGCGGTTTCCATGGCGTCCGCGGCGTCCCTGGACTTGGGGCGGCTGGTGCAGGAGGCCGAGGCGCTGGCGAGCGCGGTGCTGGGTGCGGTCGGGCCGCGCGGGGGGCAGGTGCTCCTGACCCGCCCGACGGGAGAGACGCTGCTCACGCGGGACGGGAGGCGAGTGCTGGAGGCGCTGAACCTCGGCCCGCCCACGGCCAG AATGATGGTAGCTTGTGTCTCCAGGCACCACAGCATGACTGGAGATGGTGCTAAAACATTCATCATCCTATTGTCCAAATTACTCAGAGGACTTCAAGCAATTCTTGATAAAAGTGAAGGATCTCCATTTTTTGAAGATATTCAAAGGAGAGATAGATatcaaaaacattgtcacagtcTGAAGCAAATATCTCAGTCTCTTATGACATTTCAGACTCACATATTGGACCACATTATGTCACAAGAcctaagaaaacattttttatctGCTTTTTCTAGTTGGGAAGGAGAGATACATAGGGACACAATGGAGTCAATATTCGAAGCTTACTTTTGTGGAAGAATAGGAAATAGTCATCAGAAGCTTCTTTCCCAATTGAGCTGTGATTTTTATTACAGGTGTATACCTTTCAAAAATGGTAGAAATGAAATGCTGAATTTAGTGAATGAATATTTTGTAGAATTGCATTCTGCTGTAACAGGTCTTCCTGTTTCAAATTCCAGGATCTTAGAGGGACTTGTTCTTCACAGAGATTTTGCTGTGTACTGTCCAGCAGATGGGGACATAAGAATGTTAATTGTAACAGAATCGATCCACTCTCCTCTTTCTGCCTCTGGTTTAGAGTTTGTTGTAAATGCGGAAGTTCAGTGTCAGGCATCCCAAGTCTGGattacaaaaagaacagaagcTATAATGAAACACTTGAAGAACAACAATATAAAAGTATTATTGTCAAGTGTGAAACAACAGGAAATAGTCAGTTACTATGCAAAAATAAGTGGTATATCTATTGTAGAGTGTTTATCATCAGAAGAAATCTCTCTTCTCTGCAAGACCACAGGTATCTCACCTTTTATACCTACTCGGGACAATATACGTGGTGAGATCACTGAAACCATGATGGCAAAATTTTGTCGGCCTCTTGTACTTGGCTCCAAGAGATATGTTCATCTTGGTTTGACAAGGACATGTGCCTTTCAGCCTCATTGTGTAATCTTTTGTGGACCAGTGCATGGTGTCACTGAACTGCATGCCTCTGCTTTTCATGGAGCATTTAAAATGTTACAGCAACTATTTAAAGCAGTTGATCTGAGTTACAGATGTAAAGCACAACCTGAAAACCCAAATAATGCATCAAAAGCTGTACATTGTAGTTGGCAACATTCAGCTACTCAACAAAAACTCATAATGGAGAATATTTCTTGTAACAGGGAAAAGGTCAATGACCAACAACTGAAAACATCTATGGCTGAAACAGAAAAACAGTTTATAGACTCTTCTTCATGGGTAGGTGAAAATCCATCATGTAATCAAACAGACTTACAAAAATCCTCAGGCCTAGCCATGCCCATTGTAGAATTAGAGAGTGATCTTATGTTTTCAGCACTAATTGACAGAGGTAGTTCTGGAAGAGAGTTACAGAAACCGCCACTGAAATGCAAGCATCCAAGTGAAATGTGGGTAAAGAATAAGAGTGAGCCAGTTGTCAACAACCACAGGATTTGTAATGATGCTATGACAGCTATAGAAAACACCAGTACATCAGCTGCTAAGGAGAACTGGAAACCAGGCAATCGTATAGTTCCATTTAAGTATGAGAAGAGTTATAAACACACAGTCCAAAGTTACACCAACTTGGTCATACAGGCAGGGTCAGTTTTGCCAGTTGGAGGTAACTTTGAGATCCTGTTACATTATCATCTCCATTCCTATGCAAAACAATGCCAACAACCAAAAATAGCTGTTATTTCTACTGTAATTGCTGATGCATTGCTAAGCATTCCAAAAATCCTTTACAAGACAACAAAAGAGAACAGTTTTACTCAGGTCTATTTCAAAGCCATTAGTGCACTTCAAGCTAATCAGCAGCTGCCCATGCATCACCAAGGTCTAGAATCAGTGTATTGTAAATATCAGTTAGTAGCTTCTGTTCTTCATTGTGTTACAAACCTTCTCACTATTGATTTGATAATTGGTATTAGGAGACTACCTCAAAAGACTGAGGTTAATGATTCAGAAGAAGATTTGtga